A segment of the Elaeis guineensis isolate ETL-2024a chromosome 6, EG11, whole genome shotgun sequence genome:
ATGTAACATAgtaggaaaaaaagagagaaaagacaaAAACAGGGACTGTTCACGAGACTGTCCATGAAGTAGAAGAGAGGAAGTATTATCTTTTCGGAGGAGACTAAGCTCTTGAAAGAGATAAAGAGAGGTGGAAGACTGGGGTGGAGAGTTTTTTTTTGGTTCTCTCTCAATTCTACGGCGGTGCTCTGCTACCAAACTCACTACGTTGGAGCCTTGGAGGTAAATGATAAGAGATAAGTTTCTTTATTGATAATTTCTGTCCTTATCTGGACTTCTGCTATTAAGTTAACGAGAAGGATCCATGCATTTTCATTCTTTGAGGTGTGTTTCGATCTTTCTTTTGTGTTGGCCTCTGTTTTCTGGTAGAACGTGGAGAAATAGACCACCGCTGCTGGGAGAAAGGAGCCAGCTTTGCGATAAGAGGCAAGGTTTCTAACATTGAGATGCGTCCTCCTCTCTTTTGTTCTTCTGTCTTTTCTGCTAAGAGTTTGGAGAAGTGGAGAATATTTGGAGACGCGAGGAGTTACCTGCAGTGTCTTTTGTTATCTGAGGAAATGGAGCACACATCTTTTCCTTCCTTCCTTCTGGTCTCCTTCTACTTTGAATTTTGAAGTTTGCTAGGTATGCTCTTCCCCACCCCAACCCTCCCCCTCCGCCATCTTCCTCGTTCTTTATGGGTTTTTGTTTATAATTCCCTTCTGTTCCGTAGTTTTGAAGCAGGTGGGCTTTATTAATCCCAGTTTCTTGCGAATTCCTTCCAGAGTATCCATTtatccttcctttttcttcttcttttttgttggGAAAAACTTTTGAAACTTTTTACTACCATGTTTTCATGTTTTGCACCACTGTTCTTATCCAGCAACTTGGAAAGTGATACCTTGTTAGAGATTTTACACAATTTGTACTCTCTTAATTGAAGCCTTTACCCCTGTTTTCTTTTGCAGACCTCCTGAGGCTTTCCCCACCAGTACCCTAAGCTCCTGTCCTTGTCTTCAAAGTTTTTGTCCGGTTCCGACTGCCGAGAAATGGGCCGAGCTACGAGGTGGCTAAGAAGCCTTCTAGGCTGGAAGAAGGACACAAAGGATCAAAAGGACAATGCTGGTACCAGCgttggagaaaggaaagagaagagaaggtggagcTTTGGGAAGCTCGGGAAGGGCTCCAGCGAAGTGGAGGACCAGAATCCGGCGCCGGCAACAGAGTCGGCATGGATGAGATCATTCAAAGCTGAGAGCAAGGAGCAGAACATGCATGCTATCGCTATGGCTGTCGCCACCACCGCAGCAGCTAGTGCAGCCGTGACGGCAGCTCAGGCGGCGGTGGAGCGGCTCCAGAGCCAGGGGAAGGGTACTATGTTTAACGGCGTCATCGAGCGGTGGGCGGCCATTAAGATTCAAACGGCTTTCCGAGGATATCTAGTAAGGCCAATCTTTCTGACACTAGTAAATCCACCTCTTTCCAGCCTTTTTGAGCTAATTTCGCATCCTGTTAAATTCTCGGAAGGAAGGTTGTCTTAGGAGTTGTATGAAAGAAGCCCTGTTGGACCTGTTAAGTTATTTGAGCATAAATGTTTCAGTGGAAAATTATTGTGCTATTAATGCCTTGTAAACTCGATCCTATAGAATTGTACGCCATTTCCCTTGTTTTCCAATTACTGATCTAGTACAGTATCTATTAAGTTTCTCAAATCTACTCTCATGGTTTGTAACTAGATGAATTGGCTCTGTTTTGCATTGAAATTGCCTTTTTCACTTGGTTTTGTGGTGTTGAGTCCTTTGAACTGCTATCATTGCAGGCAAAGAGAGCTCTTCGAGCTCTCAAAGCTTTAGTAAAGATACAAGCTCTAGTTCGAGGCTACCTTGTGAGGAAGCAAGCAGCAGCAACTCTTCACAGATTGCAAGCTCTTATAAGAGCTCAGGCCACTGCTCGGAAGCAGAACTCTTGCAGCCTTTCTACAAAATATGGAAGATTTGAGCCAGAAATTTTCCCCCGGAGATCATACGTATTGAAATCCTCACTGTGGTCATACATAATTATATATTACCATCAGCAACCCATTGTATTAGCCTTTTAATACCCTTCCTCTTCTATATATTTGCAGGAAAGATTTAATGAACGAAGTAGTGAACAATTAGCACCAGTTCATAGCCGGAGGCTGTCGACATGCCTCGACAGTCCAACCTACAGATTCAATAGGAGCCCAAAGATTGTTGAGATGGATACTTGCAGAACAAAGTCAAGATCTTCCCGCAGAATCAGCCATTCTGTGTCAAAGCCTACTGAAGACAATCACTCACTGCCCATTGCCTCTCCATTTCCATATCAAATTCCACCGAGGCTCTCCATACCTATCGGGAGAATCTCCGAAGACCGGGCCTCAAGCCTCGGCGGCGATGACAAATACCGGTACTCGAAGACTGCTCATAACACCCCTCGCTACGTGAGCTATGCAAGCAATACCCCAGCAACACCAGTGCAGAGCCTAGATGCCGTTGATGGGGTTCTGCGGCGAATTCTTAATATTCGAAACCAGCCAAACTATATGGCAAACACCAGCTCATTTACGGCGAAGGTGCGATCGCAGAGCACACCAAAGCAGAGACCGGAGATGGCAGGGCAGAGGAAGAAGGTATCATTGAATTCGAATGAGGTGGAGTCCAGGGCTTCCTCGATTGGATTTGGGTCGAGAAAGTCTTGCTCGCAAGCGCAGGGAGCCTATAAGTTTAAGAGCGCGGTGGTGGAGAGGCTTGATCAGTCTGTTGAATTGGGTAGAGACTACTACTTACAGAGGATGTGGTGATCATGGAGTTTAGAAACAGAAGCACTACAG
Coding sequences within it:
- the LOC105047283 gene encoding protein IQ-domain 26-like; translated protein: MGRATRWLRSLLGWKKDTKDQKDNAGTSVGERKEKRRWSFGKLGKGSSEVEDQNPAPATESAWMRSFKAESKEQNMHAIAMAVATTAAASAAVTAAQAAVERLQSQGKGTMFNGVIERWAAIKIQTAFRGYLAKRALRALKALVKIQALVRGYLVRKQAAATLHRLQALIRAQATARKQNSCSLSTKYGRFEPEIFPRRSYERFNERSSEQLAPVHSRRLSTCLDSPTYRFNRSPKIVEMDTCRTKSRSSRRISHSVSKPTEDNHSLPIASPFPYQIPPRLSIPIGRISEDRASSLGGDDKYRYSKTAHNTPRYVSYASNTPATPVQSLDAVDGVLRRILNIRNQPNYMANTSSFTAKVRSQSTPKQRPEMAGQRKKVSLNSNEVESRASSIGFGSRKSCSQAQGAYKFKSAVVERLDQSVELGRDYYLQRMW